One genomic segment of Hyla sarda isolate aHylSar1 unplaced genomic scaffold, aHylSar1.hap1 scaffold_549, whole genome shotgun sequence includes these proteins:
- the LOC130339662 gene encoding RAC-alpha serine/threonine-protein kinase-like isoform X1 has translation MASTGHGEDGEEEKRKSEGKRKREEEGEDGVKRRREDDGGSEDEEPTPGMATTGHGEDGEEEKRKREEEGKDGVKRRRGDDDRGSEDEEPAPGMASTGHGEDGKEEKRKREEEGEDGVKRRREDDGGSEDEEPTPGMASTGHGEDGKEEKRKREEEGEDGVKWRRGDEDGGSEPTPGMASTGHGEDGKEEKRKREEEGEDGVKRRREDDGGSEDEEPTPGMASTEHEEDGKEEKRKSEGKRKREEEGEDGVKRRRDNENGGSEDEEPTPGSSQGTSGPYPRLTISHYNLHQVLGRGNFGKVVLASVPGRDTHMAIKIINRREDNEGTIKRERRILLAARDCPFLCHLYAAHQSLERAYFITEYLSGGSLEDLIRICCYLDINNIRFYAAEMVCGLQFLHGQNIVHRDLKPENIMLDAEGHIRIIDLGLAQDGVTASSKIDGVTGTFCYMAPEVLLGQEYYTAVDWWSLGIVLCRMATGRFPFFIGHSKQKVFKAITRKEPKLPPGMDAAIEHLISQLLRKNPDKRPGVRRNIRKHPFFSTIRWEELEERRAKPPCKPFETVLQNHHLQWPEDTEDTHHVTGFNYTSPSWAQ, from the exons ATGGCGTCCACTGGACATGGAGAAGATggcgaggaggagaagaggaaaagcgaaggcaagaggaagagggaagaggaaggcgaggatggagtcaagaggaggagagaggacgatggaggatcagaggatgaggagccaacacctgggatggcgaccactggacatggagaagatggcgaggaggagaagaggaagagggaagaggaaggcaAGGATGGAGTCAAAAGAAGGAGAGGAGATGACGACAGAGGATCGGAGGATGAGGAGCCAGCACCTGGGATGGCGTCCACTGGACATGGAGAAGATGgcaaggaggagaagaggaagagggaagaggaaggcgaggatggagtcaagaggaggagagaggacgatggaggatcagaggatgaggagccaacacctgggatggcgtccactggacatggagaagatggcaaggaggagaagaggaagagggaagaggaaggcgaGGATGGAGTCAAGTGGAGGAGAGGAGACGAGGATGGAGGATCAGAGCCAACACCTGGGATGGCGTCCACTGGACATGGAGAAGATGgcaaggaggagaagaggaagagggaagaggaaggcgaggatggagtcaagaggaggagagaggacgaTGGAGGATCAGAGGATGAGGAACCAACACCTGGGATGGCGTCTACTGAACATGAAGAAGATGgcaaggaggagaagaggaagagcgaaggcaagaggaagagggaagaggaaggcgaGGATGGAGTCAAGAGGAGGAGAGACAACGAGAATGGAggatcagaggatgaggagccaacacCTGGGAGCAGCCAAGGAACATCGGGTCCCTACCCCAGGCTTACCATCAGCCACTACAACCTCCACCAAGTCCTGGGTAGAGGCAACTTCGGCAAA GTGGTCCTGGCATCAGTCCCTGGCCGAGACACCCACATGGCCATAAAGATCATCAACAGAAGAGAGGACAACGAGGGAACCATCAAGAGAGAGCGGCGGATACTCCTGGCAGCCCGAGACTGTCCATTTCTATGCCACCTTTATGCTGCACATCAGTCTCTGGAGCGCGCATACTTCATCACGGAGTACCTGTCCGGCGGCAGTCTGGAGGATTTGATCAGGATTTGCTGCTACCTGGACATCAACAACATAAGGTTCTACGCAGCAGAGATGGTATGCGGCCTCCAGTTCCTCCATGGACAGAACATCGTCCACAGAGACCTCAAGCCAGAGAACATCATGTTGGATGCAGAAGGCCACATCCGGATCATTGACCTGGGCCTGGCACAAGATGGAGTCACAGCCTCCAGCAAGATCGATGGAGTGACAGGAACATTCTGCTACATGGCCCCTGAAGTGCTTCTCGGACAAGAGTATTACACAGCCGTTGACTGGTGGAGCCTTGGGATTGTGTTGTGCAGGATGGCGACAGGACGCTTCCCATTTTTCATCGGCCACAGCAAGCAGAAGGTTTTCAAAGCCATCACCAGAAAGGAGCCAAAACTTCCACCCGGGATGGATGCTGCTATTGAACATCTCATCAGTCAACTTCTGCGCAAGAATCCCGATAAGCGCCCTGGGGTGCGCAGAAACATCCGGAAGCATCCATTCTTTTCCACCATTCGCTGGGAGGAACTGGAAGAGAGGAGAGCCAAGCCACCATGTAAGCCGTTTGAGACAGTTCTGCAAAATCACCATCTGCAGTGGccggaggacacagaggacaCCCACCATGTGACCGGATTCAATTATACGTCACCAAGCTGGGCCCAGTAA
- the LOC130339662 gene encoding protein kinase C theta type-like isoform X2, translating into MASTGHGEDGEEEKRKSEGKRKREEEGEDGVKRRREDDGGSEDEEPTPGMATTGHGEDGEEEKRKREEEGKDGVKRRRGDDDRGSEDEEPAPGMASTGHGEDGKEEKRKREEEGEDGVKRRREDDGGSEDEEPTPGMASTGHGEDGKEEKRKREEEGEDGVKWRRGDEDGGSEPTPGMASTGHGEDGKEEKRKREEEGEDGVKRRREDDGGSEDEEPTPGMASTEHEEDGKEEKRKSEGKRKREEEGEDGVKRRRDNENGGSEDEEPTPGSSQGTSGPYPRLTISHYNLHQVLGRGNFGKVVLASVPGRDTHMAIKIINRREDNEGTIKRERRILLAARDCPFLCHLYAAHQSLERAYFITEYLSGGSLEDLIRICCYLDINNIRFYAAEMVCGLQFLHGQNIVHRDLKPENIMLDAEGHIRIIDLGLAQDGVTASSKIDGVTGTFCYMAPEVLLGQEYYTAVDWWSLGIVLCRMATGRFPFFIGHSKQKVFKAITRKEPKLPPGMDAAIEHLISQLLRKNPDKRPGVRRNIRKHPFFSTIRWEELEERRAKPPCGSGL; encoded by the exons ATGGCGTCCACTGGACATGGAGAAGATggcgaggaggagaagaggaaaagcgaaggcaagaggaagagggaagaggaaggcgaggatggagtcaagaggaggagagaggacgatggaggatcagaggatgaggagccaacacctgggatggcgaccactggacatggagaagatggcgaggaggagaagaggaagagggaagaggaaggcaAGGATGGAGTCAAAAGAAGGAGAGGAGATGACGACAGAGGATCGGAGGATGAGGAGCCAGCACCTGGGATGGCGTCCACTGGACATGGAGAAGATGgcaaggaggagaagaggaagagggaagaggaaggcgaggatggagtcaagaggaggagagaggacgatggaggatcagaggatgaggagccaacacctgggatggcgtccactggacatggagaagatggcaaggaggagaagaggaagagggaagaggaaggcgaGGATGGAGTCAAGTGGAGGAGAGGAGACGAGGATGGAGGATCAGAGCCAACACCTGGGATGGCGTCCACTGGACATGGAGAAGATGgcaaggaggagaagaggaagagggaagaggaaggcgaggatggagtcaagaggaggagagaggacgaTGGAGGATCAGAGGATGAGGAACCAACACCTGGGATGGCGTCTACTGAACATGAAGAAGATGgcaaggaggagaagaggaagagcgaaggcaagaggaagagggaagaggaaggcgaGGATGGAGTCAAGAGGAGGAGAGACAACGAGAATGGAggatcagaggatgaggagccaacacCTGGGAGCAGCCAAGGAACATCGGGTCCCTACCCCAGGCTTACCATCAGCCACTACAACCTCCACCAAGTCCTGGGTAGAGGCAACTTCGGCAAA GTGGTCCTGGCATCAGTCCCTGGCCGAGACACCCACATGGCCATAAAGATCATCAACAGAAGAGAGGACAACGAGGGAACCATCAAGAGAGAGCGGCGGATACTCCTGGCAGCCCGAGACTGTCCATTTCTATGCCACCTTTATGCTGCACATCAGTCTCTGGAGCGCGCATACTTCATCACGGAGTACCTGTCCGGCGGCAGTCTGGAGGATTTGATCAGGATTTGCTGCTACCTGGACATCAACAACATAAGGTTCTACGCAGCAGAGATGGTATGCGGCCTCCAGTTCCTCCATGGACAGAACATCGTCCACAGAGACCTCAAGCCAGAGAACATCATGTTGGATGCAGAAGGCCACATCCGGATCATTGACCTGGGCCTGGCACAAGATGGAGTCACAGCCTCCAGCAAGATCGATGGAGTGACAGGAACATTCTGCTACATGGCCCCTGAAGTGCTTCTCGGACAAGAGTATTACACAGCCGTTGACTGGTGGAGCCTTGGGATTGTGTTGTGCAGGATGGCGACAGGACGCTTCCCATTTTTCATCGGCCACAGCAAGCAGAAGGTTTTCAAAGCCATCACCAGAAAGGAGCCAAAACTTCCACCCGGGATGGATGCTGCTATTGAACATCTCATCAGTCAACTTCTGCGCAAGAATCCCGATAAGCGCCCTGGGGTGCGCAGAAACATCCGGAAGCATCCATTCTTTTCCACCATTCGCTGGGAGGAACTGGAAGAGAGGAGAGCCAAGCCACCAT GTGGATCTGGACTCTGA